One window of Xanthomonas sp. 10-10 genomic DNA carries:
- a CDS encoding SH3 domain-containing protein, with the protein MRARLLCEHRAAYANPVRFQAGRQVSVGVRDEEWPAFAWVTTDDGRAGWAPLAWLRPLGDGMAEALRDYDARELDARQGEDVLLHHEHGGWWWSERADGAQGWLPAADLELLDDTTPQLPAVQENLP; encoded by the coding sequence ATGCGCGCCCGTCTGCTTTGCGAACATCGCGCCGCCTACGCCAACCCGGTCCGCTTTCAGGCGGGCCGGCAGGTGAGCGTGGGCGTACGCGATGAAGAATGGCCCGCGTTTGCCTGGGTCACTACCGACGACGGCCGTGCCGGCTGGGCGCCGCTGGCCTGGCTGCGCCCGCTCGGCGACGGCATGGCCGAAGCGCTGCGCGACTACGACGCACGCGAACTCGATGCCCGCCAGGGCGAGGACGTGTTGCTGCATCACGAACATGGCGGTTGGTGGTGGTCCGAGCGTGCCGATGGCGCGCAGGGCTGGCTGCCGGCAGCCGACCTGGAACTCCTCGACGACACCACGCCGCAGTTGCCTGCGGTGCAAGAGAATCTGCCATGA
- the pdhA gene encoding pyruvate dehydrogenase (acetyl-transferring) E1 component subunit alpha has translation MSVAAQFQIDYLQYMDADGNFVRDDLPADAANPQTLLALFKRMLFVRTFDSKSVALQRTGKLGTYAACLGHEATHVGIGASMRSGDVFAPSYREYGTMFERGVRPRDVLLYWGGDERGSDYPRDADAAIDFPICVPISTQCLHAAGSALSFKLQNKPQVAVACCGDGGSSKTDFYAALNSAGAYKLPLILCVINNGWAISVPRSAQTGAQTLAQKGLAGGLHCLQVDGNDLIAVLEAMRQARERALAGDGGTVIEFMTYRLTDHTTADDARRYRGEDEVKQAWTREPLLRLRTYLTAQGLWDQEQEDAWKAECGARIDEEVNAYLNTPVQPVEAMFDYLYGDPPAQLLAQRAEVMALEARHG, from the coding sequence ATGAGCGTAGCCGCGCAGTTCCAGATCGACTATCTGCAGTACATGGACGCGGACGGCAACTTCGTCCGCGACGACCTGCCGGCCGACGCCGCCAACCCGCAAACCCTGCTTGCCCTGTTCAAGCGCATGCTGTTCGTGCGCACCTTCGACAGCAAGTCGGTGGCCCTGCAGCGCACCGGCAAGCTGGGCACCTACGCCGCCTGCCTGGGCCATGAGGCCACGCATGTGGGCATCGGTGCGTCGATGCGCAGCGGCGATGTGTTCGCGCCCAGCTATCGCGAGTACGGCACCATGTTCGAACGCGGCGTGCGTCCGCGCGACGTGCTGCTGTATTGGGGCGGCGACGAGCGCGGCAGCGATTATCCGCGCGATGCCGATGCGGCCATCGACTTCCCGATCTGCGTGCCGATCTCCACCCAGTGCCTGCATGCGGCCGGCTCGGCGCTGTCGTTCAAGCTGCAGAACAAGCCGCAGGTGGCGGTGGCCTGCTGCGGCGATGGCGGCAGTTCCAAGACCGACTTCTATGCCGCGCTCAATTCGGCCGGCGCCTACAAGCTGCCGCTGATCCTGTGCGTGATCAACAACGGCTGGGCGATTTCGGTGCCGCGCTCGGCGCAGACCGGTGCGCAGACGCTGGCGCAGAAGGGTTTGGCCGGCGGCCTGCATTGCCTGCAGGTGGACGGCAACGACCTGATCGCGGTGCTCGAAGCGATGCGTCAGGCGCGCGAGCGTGCGCTGGCTGGCGACGGCGGCACGGTGATCGAGTTCATGACCTATCGCCTCACCGACCACACCACCGCCGACGATGCGCGCCGCTATCGCGGCGAAGACGAGGTCAAGCAGGCGTGGACGCGCGAACCGCTGCTGCGTCTGAGGACTTATCTCACCGCGCAAGGTCTGTGGGACCAGGAGCAGGAAGACGCGTGGAAGGCCGAATGCGGCGCGCGTATCGACGAAGAGGTCAACGCCTATCTCAATACCCCGGTGCAGCCGGTGGAAGCCATGTTTGATTACCTCTACGGCGACCCGCCGGCCCAGTTGCTGGCCCAGCGCGCCGAAGTGATGGCCCTGGAGGCGCGTCATGGATGA
- a CDS encoding tryptophan 2,3-dioxygenase family protein — MPVDKNLRDLEPGIHTDLEGRLTYGGYLRLDQLLSAQQPLSEPAHHDEMLFIIQHQTSELWLKLLAHELRAAIVHLQRDEVWQCRKVLARSKQVLRQLTEQWSVLETLTPSEYMGFRDVLGPSSGFQSLQYRYIEFLLGNKNPQMLQVFAYDRQGQERLREVLEAPSLYEEFLRYLARFGHAIPQQYQTRDWTAAHVADDALRPVFERIYENTDRYWREYALCEDLVDVETQFQLWRFRHMRTVMRVIGFKRGTGGSSGVGFLQQALALTFFPELFDVRTSVGVESRTPQGNADAAKD; from the coding sequence ATGCCCGTCGACAAGAACCTGCGTGACCTGGAACCCGGCATCCACACCGACCTGGAGGGGCGGCTGACCTACGGCGGCTATCTGCGGCTGGACCAGTTGTTGTCCGCACAGCAGCCGCTGTCCGAGCCGGCGCACCACGACGAGATGCTGTTCATCATCCAGCACCAGACCTCCGAGCTATGGCTCAAGCTGCTGGCGCACGAGCTGCGCGCGGCCATCGTGCATCTGCAGCGCGACGAGGTCTGGCAGTGCCGCAAGGTGCTGGCGCGCAGCAAGCAGGTGCTGCGCCAGCTCACCGAGCAATGGTCGGTGCTGGAGACGCTGACGCCCAGCGAGTACATGGGCTTTCGCGATGTGCTCGGCCCCTCGTCGGGGTTCCAGTCGCTGCAATACCGCTACATCGAGTTCCTGCTCGGCAACAAGAATCCGCAGATGCTGCAGGTGTTCGCCTACGACCGGCAGGGCCAGGAGCGCCTGCGCGAAGTGCTCGAAGCGCCGAGCCTGTACGAAGAATTCCTGCGCTACCTGGCGCGCTTCGGCCACGCGATTCCGCAGCAGTATCAAACCCGCGACTGGACCGCCGCGCATGTCGCCGACGACGCCTTGCGCCCGGTGTTCGAGCGCATCTACGAAAACACCGACCGCTACTGGCGCGAATATGCGCTGTGCGAGGACCTGGTGGATGTGGAAACCCAGTTCCAGCTCTGGCGCTTCCGCCACATGCGCACGGTGATGCGGGTGATCGGCTTCAAGCGCGGCACCGGCGGCTCCAGCGGCGTGGGATTTTTGCAGCAGGCGCTGGCGCTGACGTTCTTCCCGGAACTGTTCGATGTGCGCACGTCGGTGGGTGTGGAAAGCCGGACGCCGCAAGGCAATGCGGACGCTGCCAAGGACTGA
- a CDS encoding alpha-ketoacid dehydrogenase subunit beta, with protein sequence MDELKHVHAETSHHASAPYNAAAARGDSAMSSPITLIEAITQALAWELEHDPAVLVLGEDVGVNGGVFRATAGLQQRFGSERVLDTPLDETTIAGLSVGLAAQGMKPVAEAQFDGFVYPMVDHLICHAARLRNRTRGRLHCPMVLRVPWGGGIRAPEHHSEANEAIFTNVPGLRVVLPSSPQRAYGLLLAAIRDPDPVIYMEPKRIYRQYKEVVANDGEALPLDVCFVLRDGTDVTLVTWGAQVKEALEAADKLAGEGISAEVIDVATLRPLDFDTIAESVAKTGRCVIVQEAPRTAGFGAEIAAQLAEKSMYDLLAPVERVTGYDTHIPLFRLEMKYLPSVERIVTAARRAVAAG encoded by the coding sequence ATGGATGAGCTCAAGCATGTGCACGCGGAAACCTCGCACCACGCCAGTGCCCCCTACAACGCCGCTGCCGCGCGCGGAGACAGTGCCATGAGCTCGCCCATCACCTTGATCGAAGCCATCACCCAGGCACTGGCCTGGGAGCTGGAACACGACCCCGCGGTGCTGGTGCTGGGCGAGGATGTCGGTGTCAACGGCGGCGTGTTCCGCGCCACCGCCGGCCTGCAGCAGCGCTTCGGCAGCGAGCGCGTGCTGGACACGCCGCTGGATGAAACCACCATCGCCGGCCTGAGCGTCGGCCTGGCTGCGCAGGGCATGAAGCCGGTGGCCGAAGCGCAGTTCGACGGCTTCGTGTACCCCATGGTCGATCACCTGATCTGCCACGCCGCACGCCTGCGCAACCGCACCCGCGGGCGCCTGCATTGCCCGATGGTGCTGCGCGTGCCGTGGGGCGGCGGTATCCGCGCACCGGAACACCACAGCGAAGCCAATGAGGCCATCTTCACCAACGTGCCCGGCCTGCGTGTGGTGTTGCCGTCCTCGCCGCAGCGCGCGTATGGCCTGTTGCTGGCCGCGATCCGCGACCCGGACCCGGTGATCTACATGGAGCCCAAGCGCATCTATCGCCAGTACAAGGAAGTGGTCGCCAACGATGGCGAAGCGCTGCCGCTGGACGTGTGCTTCGTGCTGCGCGACGGCACCGACGTCACCCTGGTCACCTGGGGCGCGCAGGTCAAGGAAGCGCTGGAAGCGGCCGACAAACTCGCCGGCGAGGGCATCAGCGCCGAAGTCATCGACGTGGCTACGCTGCGCCCGCTGGACTTCGACACCATCGCCGAGTCGGTGGCCAAGACCGGCCGCTGCGTGATCGTGCAGGAAGCCCCGCGCACTGCTGGCTTCGGTGCCGAGATCGCCGCGCAGCTGGCGGAAAAATCGATGTACGACCTGCTCGCACCGGTCGAACGCGTCACCGGTTACGACACGCATATCCCGCTGTTCCGGCTGGAGATGAAATATCTGCCGAGCGTGGAGCGCATTGTCACCGCAGCGCGCCGCGCGGTGGCTGCGGGCTGA
- a CDS encoding lamin tail domain-containing protein encodes MHVLQRRAAVFLCALAVAGHANAQVVISQVYGGGGNSGATLRSDFIELHNISSTTVSLDGWSVQYASAAGSSWQVTPLAGSVPAGGYYLVKQADGSGGSIALPTPDATGTLAMSGTAGKVALSTTAAALSGACPTGNADLVGYGSNASCAEGNAPTPAPSNTLAVLRAGDGCTDTDNNAADFATGTPAPRNSASTARLCSGGGQPIATLADVSQAEGNSGSRSFVFTLSLSQPAGAGGVRFTAATVNGTAVAGSDYVALPATSLQIAAGERSATIAVEVLGDTTPEPDETFALQISGLTGALPATLSATGTLLNDDFSLLPIHAIQGKGARSPLEGQVVATSGIVTARRSAGFFLQAPTAETDADPATSEGVYVYTGSAPPDAAAIGNRVRVQGTVIEYVPTADPTQPPLTEIGGTLTVLLDSTGNPLPDPMLLSPFFPNPNGAYDQLEALEGMRVTAPSLTVNAPTGGNVNEVNATATSNGVFHAVVTGVPRAFREPGVQLPDPLPAGSPAGVPRWNTNPEVIAVGSAGVGAERLDLASGCVVIGATGPLDYSFRRYTLYPERTPQVYCNGADLPRPAPRPQADDVAVATYNMERFFDDQNDPAIGEPVLTPAAFQARLNKASQAIRGYLHLPDILGTVEVENLSVLQTLAARINADAVAGGQPNPQYVAYLQEGNDVGGIDVGFLVKTAEVASRVPRVEVVSIAQEGKTTTWTEPSGGVSLLNDRPPLVLTANVHQADGRVLPLTAIVVHQRSLNGAETDDAAGTRIRAKRQAQAEYLARLLQTRQQLNPDENVLVMGDFNAFEFNDGYVDAMGTVTGKPAPDAQTVVGGDGVDLVEPDYTDLTWFNTPDQSYSYAFDGNVQSLDHILANAALMRAPNIASLSVGHARINADFPGTARNDANTPTRLSDHDPTVVLLRMTKQVNADLQVAVTAARDQVVEGERIDYTVDVENRGPDRAPFTALALVFDLPARARLTAPTGWICQNQTNATQTTFTCNIPVLAAGSAQSFAVQLDAGPDLAGRTLTLAASVASQSPDPQPDNNTDTAAVVVQARPQPRSDLAVRFEGPASLPTTAFNASYRVLLDNVGAAPAQRPGLVIEGNTVSALSQLVPPQGWRCDKQVQSLRNARFLCSSAAVVLPGAQLAFQLTVAAKPTPSDGAIRVQARATSASPDANPANDSALIVTPIGGGAGRR; translated from the coding sequence ATGCATGTGTTGCAGCGTCGTGCAGCCGTATTTCTCTGTGCGCTGGCAGTTGCCGGCCACGCCAATGCCCAGGTCGTCATCAGCCAGGTCTACGGCGGTGGCGGCAATAGCGGCGCCACCCTCCGCAGCGATTTCATCGAGCTGCACAACATCAGCAGCACCACGGTCAGCCTGGACGGCTGGTCGGTGCAGTACGCCTCGGCTGCCGGCAGCAGCTGGCAGGTCACCCCGCTAGCAGGCAGCGTGCCGGCCGGCGGGTATTACCTGGTCAAGCAGGCCGATGGCAGCGGCGGCAGCATTGCGCTGCCCACCCCCGATGCCACCGGAACCCTGGCCATGAGCGGCACGGCCGGCAAGGTGGCACTGAGCACCACTGCGGCCGCACTGAGCGGCGCCTGCCCCACCGGCAACGCCGACCTGGTCGGCTACGGCAGCAATGCCAGCTGTGCCGAGGGCAACGCGCCCACGCCGGCCCCCAGCAACACGCTGGCGGTGCTGCGCGCAGGCGATGGTTGCACCGATACCGACAACAACGCAGCCGATTTCGCCACCGGCACGCCGGCCCCGCGCAACAGCGCCAGCACCGCACGCCTGTGCAGCGGCGGCGGACAGCCGATCGCCACGCTGGCCGATGTCAGCCAGGCCGAAGGCAACAGCGGCAGCCGCAGCTTCGTGTTCACGCTGAGCCTGAGCCAGCCGGCCGGTGCGGGTGGGGTGCGCTTCACCGCTGCCACCGTCAATGGCACCGCGGTGGCGGGCAGCGACTACGTGGCCTTGCCGGCAACCAGCCTGCAGATTGCCGCTGGCGAGCGCAGTGCCACCATCGCGGTGGAGGTGCTGGGCGATACCACGCCCGAGCCCGACGAGACCTTCGCGCTGCAGATCAGCGGCCTCACCGGCGCGTTGCCGGCCACGCTGAGCGCCACCGGCACCCTCCTCAACGACGACTTCAGCCTGCTGCCGATCCACGCCATCCAGGGCAAGGGCGCACGCTCGCCGCTGGAAGGCCAGGTGGTCGCCACCTCGGGCATCGTGACCGCACGCCGCAGCGCCGGCTTCTTCCTGCAGGCACCCACTGCCGAAACCGATGCGGACCCTGCCACCTCCGAAGGCGTCTACGTCTACACCGGCAGCGCACCGCCGGACGCCGCCGCCATCGGCAACCGGGTGCGCGTGCAGGGCACGGTGATCGAATACGTGCCCACCGCCGACCCGACCCAGCCGCCGCTGACCGAGATCGGCGGCACGTTGACCGTGCTGCTGGATTCGACCGGCAACCCGTTGCCCGATCCGATGCTGCTGAGTCCGTTTTTCCCCAACCCGAACGGTGCCTACGACCAGCTCGAAGCGCTGGAAGGCATGCGCGTCACCGCTCCGAGCCTCACCGTCAATGCGCCCACCGGTGGCAACGTCAACGAGGTCAACGCCACGGCAACCAGCAATGGCGTGTTCCATGCCGTGGTCACCGGGGTACCGCGTGCCTTTCGCGAGCCCGGCGTGCAGTTGCCCGACCCGCTGCCGGCCGGCTCCCCTGCCGGTGTGCCGCGCTGGAATACCAACCCGGAAGTGATCGCCGTCGGCAGTGCCGGCGTGGGTGCCGAGCGGCTGGATCTGGCATCGGGTTGTGTGGTGATCGGTGCCACCGGCCCGTTGGATTACAGCTTCCGCCGTTACACGCTGTACCCGGAACGCACCCCGCAGGTCTACTGCAACGGTGCCGACCTGCCGCGCCCGGCGCCGCGGCCGCAGGCCGACGATGTGGCCGTGGCCACCTACAACATGGAGCGCTTCTTCGACGACCAGAACGACCCGGCGATCGGCGAACCGGTACTTACGCCGGCCGCGTTCCAGGCCCGCCTCAACAAGGCCTCGCAGGCGATCCGCGGCTACCTGCATCTACCCGACATCCTGGGCACGGTGGAAGTGGAAAACCTCAGCGTGCTGCAGACCCTGGCCGCGCGCATCAATGCCGATGCAGTGGCCGGCGGGCAGCCCAATCCGCAGTACGTGGCCTATCTGCAGGAAGGCAACGACGTCGGCGGCATCGACGTCGGCTTCCTGGTCAAGACCGCCGAGGTGGCCAGCCGTGTGCCGCGCGTGGAAGTGGTGTCCATCGCCCAGGAAGGCAAGACCACCACCTGGACCGAGCCCAGCGGTGGCGTAAGCCTGCTCAACGATCGCCCGCCACTGGTGCTCACTGCCAACGTGCATCAGGCCGATGGCCGCGTGCTGCCGCTGACCGCCATCGTGGTGCATCAGCGCTCGCTCAACGGCGCCGAGACCGACGACGCGGCCGGCACCCGCATCCGCGCCAAGCGCCAGGCCCAGGCCGAGTATCTGGCGCGCCTGCTGCAGACGCGTCAGCAATTGAACCCTGACGAAAACGTGCTGGTGATGGGCGACTTCAACGCCTTCGAGTTCAACGACGGCTACGTGGATGCGATGGGCACCGTCACCGGCAAACCGGCGCCGGATGCGCAGACCGTGGTGGGCGGCGACGGCGTGGATCTGGTCGAGCCGGACTACACCGATCTGACCTGGTTCAACACGCCCGATCAGAGCTACTCGTACGCCTTCGACGGCAACGTGCAGTCGCTGGATCACATCCTGGCCAACGCTGCGCTGATGCGCGCGCCCAACATCGCCTCGCTGTCGGTGGGCCATGCGCGCATCAATGCCGACTTCCCCGGCACCGCGCGCAACGATGCCAACACGCCCACGCGCTTGTCCGATCACGATCCCACCGTGGTGCTGTTGCGCATGACCAAGCAGGTGAACGCGGACTTGCAGGTGGCTGTCACCGCCGCGCGCGACCAGGTGGTCGAAGGCGAACGCATCGACTACACCGTGGATGTAGAGAACCGAGGGCCGGACCGCGCGCCGTTCACTGCGCTGGCGTTGGTGTTCGACCTGCCGGCACGGGCGCGCCTGACTGCCCCGACGGGCTGGATCTGCCAGAACCAGACCAATGCCACGCAGACCACGTTTACCTGCAATATCCCGGTGCTTGCGGCAGGATCTGCGCAGAGTTTTGCAGTGCAACTGGATGCCGGCCCGGACCTGGCCGGACGCACCCTGACCCTGGCCGCTTCGGTGGCCTCTCAGTCGCCCGACCCGCAGCCGGACAACAACACCGACACCGCGGCCGTCGTGGTGCAGGCACGGCCGCAGCCGCGCAGCGACCTGGCGGTGCGGTTCGAAGGCCCCGCCAGCCTGCCGACCACCGCGTTCAACGCCAGCTACCGCGTGCTGCTGGACAACGTCGGGGCCGCGCCGGCACAGCGTCCCGGCCTGGTGATCGAAGGCAATACAGTGTCTGCGTTGTCGCAGTTGGTGCCGCCGCAGGGCTGGCGCTGCGACAAGCAGGTGCAATCGCTGCGTAATGCCCGCTTCTTGTGCAGCAGTGCGGCCGTCGTGCTGCCGGGCGCGCAGCTGGCGTTCCAGCTGACCGTGGCAGCCAAGCCAACCCCGTCCGACGGTGCGATCCGCGTGCAGGCCAGGGCCACATCGGCCTCACCGGATGCGAACCCAGCCAACGATTCGGCGCTGATCGTCACCCCGATCGGAGGCGGTGCCGGGCGCCGCTGA